One stretch of Streptomyces sp. NBC_01142 DNA includes these proteins:
- a CDS encoding alpha/beta fold hydrolase: MRATDGRHLMVERLGDPHGRPVFLLHGTPGSRLGPAPRGMVLYQRGTQLIAYDRPGYGGSDRLAGRSVADVAQDVRAIADELDLEQFAVVGRSGGAPHALACAALMPERVTRAAALVTLAPRDADGLDWFEGMAASNVTEFTRASLDPVGLAERFIVRSAEIRKDPIRLLDDLRRELTDSDRMVVADAGVRSMLLRNYQEALRTSAYGWIDDALAFCSPWGFDPADIKNPVMLWHGEKDVFSPVGHSRWLAERIPGATAVLEPAAAHFDALHALPRILTWLLDH; this comes from the coding sequence ATGCGCGCGACGGACGGGCGGCATCTGATGGTGGAGCGTCTGGGGGATCCGCACGGCAGACCGGTCTTTCTGCTGCACGGCACACCGGGCAGCCGGCTGGGCCCGGCACCGCGCGGCATGGTGCTGTACCAGCGCGGTACGCAACTGATCGCGTACGACCGCCCCGGCTACGGCGGTTCGGACCGGCTGGCGGGACGCAGCGTCGCCGATGTGGCCCAGGACGTACGGGCGATCGCCGACGAGCTGGACCTGGAGCAGTTCGCCGTGGTGGGCCGCTCGGGCGGCGCGCCGCACGCCCTGGCCTGCGCAGCCCTGATGCCCGAGCGGGTCACCCGGGCCGCGGCGCTGGTGACACTCGCCCCCAGGGACGCGGACGGGCTCGACTGGTTCGAGGGCATGGCCGCCTCCAACGTGACGGAGTTCACCAGGGCCTCGCTCGACCCGGTCGGCCTGGCGGAGCGGTTCATCGTCCGCTCCGCCGAGATCAGGAAGGATCCGATCCGCCTTCTCGACGATCTGCGCAGGGAGCTGACCGACTCCGACCGGATGGTCGTCGCGGACGCGGGCGTCAGGTCCATGCTCCTGCGCAACTATCAGGAGGCGCTGCGCACTTCGGCGTACGGCTGGATCGACGATGCGCTCGCCTTCTGCAGCCCCTGGGGCTTCGACCCCGCCGACATCAAGAACCCGGTCATGCTGTGGCACGGGGAGAAGGACGTCTTCTCACCCGTGGGCCACTCCCGCTGGCTCGCGGAGCGCATCCCGGGCGCGACGGCCGTCCTCGAACCGGCTGCCGCGCACTTCGACG
- a CDS encoding S1 family peptidase, with protein sequence MCATDRYRNSGRPILRVRAPHLSGRGPHRRSMLKHRRMPKRKAAMAGGAIVALIAAGVTFQSANASDNTEQFTVKPLSVVAAGNLASTLSADLGADEAGAYYDTETKALVVNVVDDTAAQIVRKAGGKARVVENTLAELKTARTTLTDKATIPGTSWAVDPVTNKVVVTADRTVKGANWTQLTQVVKGLGGKAELKKSAGEFKPFVSGGDAIHSGGGRCSLGFNVVKGGEPHFITAGHCGETGSEWSDSAGGAAIGSMVDSQFPDNDFALVKYSGDAEHPSEVNLYNGSAQAITKAGEATVGMKVQRSGSTTQVHDGEVTGLDATVNYGNGDIVNGLIQTTVCAEPGDSGGSLFAGDTAIGLTSGGSGDCTSGGETFFQPVTEALSTFGAEIG encoded by the coding sequence TTGTGTGCTACCGATCGGTATCGGAATAGTGGGCGCCCCATCCTCCGTGTCCGGGCACCCCACTTGTCCGGCCGCGGCCCCCACAGGAGGTCGATGTTGAAGCACCGACGCATGCCCAAGAGGAAAGCGGCGATGGCAGGCGGCGCGATCGTCGCGCTGATCGCCGCGGGCGTCACCTTCCAGAGTGCGAACGCCAGTGACAACACTGAGCAGTTCACCGTCAAGCCGCTGTCGGTGGTGGCGGCCGGAAATCTTGCCTCCACGCTGAGCGCGGACCTGGGTGCCGACGAGGCCGGTGCGTACTACGACACCGAGACCAAGGCTCTCGTGGTGAACGTGGTCGACGACACCGCTGCCCAGATTGTCCGCAAAGCGGGCGGTAAGGCCAGAGTCGTGGAGAACACGCTCGCCGAGCTGAAGACCGCCCGCACGACCCTCACCGACAAGGCGACCATCCCCGGCACCTCCTGGGCCGTGGACCCGGTCACCAACAAGGTGGTCGTCACCGCCGACCGTACGGTCAAGGGCGCGAACTGGACCCAGCTCACCCAGGTGGTGAAGGGTCTCGGCGGCAAGGCCGAGCTGAAGAAGTCGGCCGGGGAGTTCAAGCCGTTCGTCTCGGGCGGCGACGCCATCCACTCGGGCGGCGGACGCTGCTCGCTCGGCTTCAACGTGGTCAAGGGCGGCGAACCCCACTTCATCACCGCCGGCCACTGCGGGGAGACCGGCAGCGAGTGGTCCGACTCCGCGGGCGGCGCGGCGATCGGCTCGATGGTCGACTCGCAGTTCCCCGACAACGACTTCGCACTCGTCAAGTACAGCGGCGACGCCGAGCACCCGAGCGAGGTGAACCTCTACAACGGCAGCGCGCAGGCGATCACCAAGGCGGGCGAGGCCACCGTCGGCATGAAGGTGCAGCGCAGCGGTTCCACCACCCAGGTGCACGACGGTGAGGTCACCGGCCTCGACGCCACTGTCAACTACGGCAACGGCGACATCGTCAACGGTCTCATCCAGACCACGGTCTGTGCCGAGCCGGGCGACAGCGGCGGCTCCCTCTTCGCGGGTGACACCGCGATCGGCCTGACCTCGGGCGGCAGCGGCGACTGCACCTCGGGCGGCGAGACGTTCTTCCAGCCGGTGACGGAGGCGCTCTCGACCTTCGGCGCCGAGATCGGCTGA
- a CDS encoding subtilase-type protease inhibitor — protein sequence MRYITGGIALGLAVSLGGLAPSAGAQPAQPPEPQSLYAPSALVLTVGQGADAATAGIQRAVTLSCTPTTTGTHPDPAGACAELRTADGNFDTVTMAPSDRICTKEWRPVVVTAEGVWEGRRVSYEHTFPNLCGMTDGKGRIFAF from the coding sequence ATGCGGTACATCACTGGAGGAATCGCGCTGGGCCTCGCCGTCAGCCTGGGTGGACTGGCGCCCAGCGCCGGCGCCCAGCCGGCTCAGCCGCCGGAGCCGCAAAGCCTGTACGCACCCTCGGCGCTGGTACTCACCGTCGGCCAGGGCGCCGATGCCGCGACGGCCGGGATCCAGCGCGCCGTGACGCTGAGCTGTACCCCGACCACGACCGGAACCCACCCGGACCCCGCCGGAGCCTGCGCCGAACTGCGCACCGCCGACGGAAACTTCGACACGGTGACCATGGCCCCCTCGGACCGCATCTGCACCAAGGAGTGGCGCCCGGTCGTGGTCACGGCGGAGGGTGTCTGGGAAGGGCGCCGCGTCTCGTACGAGCACACGTTCCCCAACCTCTGCGGGATGACGGACGGCAAGGGCCGGATCTTCGCGTTCTGA